From Actinopolyspora lacussalsi, a single genomic window includes:
- a CDS encoding hypothetical protein (product_source=Hypo-rule applied; superfamily=82866; transmembrane_helix_parts=Inside_1_32,TMhelix_33_55,Outside_56_58,TMhelix_59_81,Inside_82_92,TMhelix_93_115,Outside_116_119,TMhelix_120_139,Inside_140_159) yields MTEATGTPDDTDRPTAEETNPHARTVRRLAAAMLRAAVLPGALAVLLCTVVAAFLTGMPGLLGGLIGGAVAFGSSLLTLWLMRSTADFHPMFVMVAALGGYIGKMIVLFVVVTLLRGLDFVHVDSVALTILVTVLVWTAAEVRGFRKTRTPTIAVADRS; encoded by the coding sequence ATGACGGAAGCGACCGGAACGCCCGACGACACCGACCGGCCCACGGCCGAGGAGACGAATCCACACGCCCGGACGGTGCGCCGGTTGGCCGCGGCCATGCTTCGCGCCGCCGTGCTGCCGGGCGCCCTGGCCGTGCTGTTGTGTACGGTCGTCGCCGCTTTCCTGACAGGGATGCCGGGGCTGCTGGGCGGGTTGATCGGTGGCGCGGTGGCTTTCGGTTCGTCGCTGCTCACGCTGTGGTTGATGCGAAGTACGGCCGATTTTCACCCGATGTTCGTGATGGTGGCCGCGCTGGGCGGCTACATCGGGAAGATGATCGTGCTGTTCGTGGTGGTGACCCTGCTGCGTGGGCTCGACTTCGTCCACGTGGATTCCGTGGCGCTGACGATACTGGTCACGGTCCTGGTGTGGACCGCGGCCGAGGTGCGCGGCTTCCGCAAAACCAGGACTCCCACGATCGCGGTGGCGGACCGCTCCTGA
- a CDS encoding UDP-GlcNAc:undecaprenyl-phosphate GlcNAc-1-phosphate transferase (product_source=KO:K02851; cog=COG0472; ko=KO:K02851; pfam=PF00953; transmembrane_helix_parts=Outside_1_17,TMhelix_18_40,Inside_41_60,TMhelix_61_83,Outside_84_92,TMhelix_93_109,Inside_110_120,TMhelix_121_140,Outside_141_154,TMhelix_155_177,Inside_178_183,TMhelix_184_203,Outside_204_212,TMhelix_213_232,Inside_233_238,TMhelix_239_261,Outside_262_275,TMhelix_276_298,Inside_299_327,TMhelix_328_350,Outside_351_353,TMhelix_354_373,Inside_374_379), producing MDTVPSWAPVGVPAREYLLVCLTSAAVTFLLTGLIRIFAIRGRAVAHPRRRDVHSTPIPRMGGVAMYFGVLGGMFLAGNLPALSRGFDYSNDALAVIFAGGLITLVGALDDRFELDSWTKLAGQVTAAGILVLMGVQWYMLPGGQGGESGSVLVLSGNQGQLLTVLLTVAMVNAMNFVDGLDGLASGIGLIAASATCAFCLGLLNDQGGDVTAYPPALIAATIAGACLGFLPHNFQPARIFMGDSGSMLIGLMLASASTTAAGKMDPTSLDAFGLFAPLLVVAAVLFVPLLDLSLAVVRRTRAGKSPFHADKMHLHHRLLELGHSQRRAVLLIYLWAGVVAFGAVSLTLFDDMLLVAWAVGFAVLVAGTVSAIPRMRTK from the coding sequence ATGGATACCGTCCCCTCCTGGGCGCCGGTCGGGGTGCCCGCACGCGAGTACTTGCTGGTGTGCCTGACTTCCGCGGCCGTGACTTTCCTGCTCACCGGGCTGATCCGGATTTTCGCCATCCGCGGCCGTGCCGTGGCACATCCCAGACGCCGGGACGTGCACTCGACCCCCATCCCCAGGATGGGCGGGGTCGCGATGTACTTCGGCGTGCTCGGCGGCATGTTCCTCGCCGGTAACCTGCCCGCTCTCTCCCGCGGGTTCGACTACTCCAACGACGCGCTCGCCGTGATCTTCGCCGGTGGGCTGATCACGCTCGTCGGCGCGCTGGACGACCGCTTCGAACTCGATTCGTGGACCAAGCTGGCTGGTCAGGTCACCGCGGCGGGGATTCTGGTGCTGATGGGCGTGCAGTGGTACATGCTGCCCGGCGGCCAGGGCGGTGAGTCCGGTTCGGTGCTGGTGCTCAGCGGAAACCAGGGGCAGCTGCTGACGGTGCTGTTGACCGTGGCCATGGTCAACGCGATGAACTTCGTCGACGGGTTGGACGGTCTCGCCTCCGGCATAGGTCTGATAGCCGCCAGCGCGACCTGTGCGTTCTGCCTGGGGCTGCTCAACGACCAGGGTGGCGACGTCACGGCTTATCCGCCCGCGCTCATCGCGGCGACCATAGCCGGTGCCTGTCTCGGTTTCCTGCCGCACAACTTCCAGCCCGCCCGCATCTTCATGGGTGACTCGGGATCCATGCTGATCGGGCTGATGCTCGCCTCGGCCAGCACCACCGCCGCGGGCAAGATGGACCCCACGAGCCTGGACGCCTTCGGGCTGTTCGCTCCGTTGTTGGTGGTGGCGGCGGTGCTGTTCGTGCCGCTGCTCGACCTGAGCCTGGCCGTGGTGCGCAGGACCAGGGCGGGTAAGAGCCCGTTCCACGCCGACAAGATGCACTTGCACCACCGGTTGCTGGAGCTGGGGCACTCGCAACGGCGTGCGGTGCTGCTCATCTATCTGTGGGCCGGGGTGGTCGCGTTCGGTGCCGTCTCGCTCACGCTGTTCGACGATATGCTCCTCGTGGCATGGGCTGTGGGCTTCGCGGTGCTCGTAGCGGGTACCGTATCCGCGATACCCCGAATGAGGACCAAGTAG
- a CDS encoding tRNA threonylcarbamoyl adenosine modification protein (Sua5/YciO/YrdC/YwlC family) (product_source=TIGR00057; cath_funfam=3.90.870.10; cog=COG0009; pfam=PF01300; superfamily=55821; tigrfam=TIGR00057): MSTVYDCDSPDGRSAGLSRAASSLRGGGLVVLPTDTVYGIGADAFDPEAVRALLSAKGRGPDMPVPVLVGSWNTVDGLVMSVPRQARALIEAFWPGGLSLVLPQAPSLSWDLGETRGTVNLRMPLHPVALDLLREVGPMAVSSANTTGNPPAATVEQAREQLGEAVPVYLDGGPSGEPVASTIVDLTGDQPRVLREGAVGRDELAAELGVELPVE; encoded by the coding sequence GTGAGCACGGTCTATGATTGCGACAGCCCGGACGGTCGCAGTGCCGGCCTGAGCAGGGCTGCGAGTTCGTTGCGCGGCGGTGGACTGGTTGTCCTGCCGACCGACACGGTTTACGGAATCGGTGCGGACGCGTTCGACCCGGAGGCGGTCCGCGCACTGCTCTCGGCGAAGGGACGCGGCCCCGACATGCCCGTTCCGGTGCTGGTTGGCTCTTGGAACACCGTCGACGGGTTGGTCATGTCCGTGCCGCGGCAGGCCAGGGCACTCATCGAGGCGTTCTGGCCCGGTGGGCTTTCGCTGGTTCTACCGCAGGCACCCTCCCTGTCCTGGGACCTGGGGGAGACCCGTGGCACGGTCAACCTCCGGATGCCGCTGCACCCGGTGGCCCTGGATCTGTTGCGCGAGGTCGGCCCCATGGCTGTTTCGAGTGCCAACACCACCGGCAATCCCCCCGCCGCCACCGTGGAGCAGGCGCGGGAGCAGCTCGGTGAGGCCGTTCCGGTCTATCTGGACGGCGGGCCCTCCGGCGAACCCGTCGCTTCCACGATCGTGGACCTTACCGGGGATCAGCCGCGGGTGCTGCGTGAAGGAGCGGTCGGTCGGGACGAGCTGGCCGCCGAACTGGGTGTCGAGCTACCGGTGGAGTAA